The sequence TGACTGTTCATTGGTATATCCGTTTTTAGCCGTGTCTGGTATGGTTCGAAAGGTTACCTTCTCCTCTataacagtaaaataatgtctccatgtgtttcagtgtccatatgaccgattctgttggaccaaacctcaaatgcaaatagcgagttgaaaccgtttgtcagagaggaagaagtgatctcTCATCTTTATTGTTGTGAGTGatagggggaggggcttgggagaaagaggcaaagcgagaggtttcactctcaccataatctgtccaaaataagcccaatgccATTCTGCCTTTGGGGCGACTCCCCCCATTGTTAGGGCGGGGAGACGTGAGCATATCGTCGTTATATAccgatctctggtgtaaatgggaaggtgcacagcacagaaggagcgaaCGAAACCAAAaagacaacatgagaacaagGGGACATAAACGctcagaaaaacaaaacaaaaaatattccaaatgcgatacaggcatttggaatatcgcACAAAAACATGAAGTCAAATTAATCAAATGAATTTGATATATTGCCCAGCCCTAATTGATAGGCAATGCATTTGGTACAGATTTGACTGCCTTATTCTAAACGGTTTATCAAAACAATGTGCAATACATTGGGCCATTATATTAGTAGGTAGCTATATTGCTATAAAAGTATTGGTCCACATTATAGCTAGTGTCCAATACTGATACAGGCAAGAGTTGCTTGCCTTGGGTCCCAACAAAAAGCTTTAGGCCCAACTGTTATATTGGTCATCTAGTAGCCAGCTAGTGGGGATACTTGTAAACtttacagctagctagccaggtaGCTATCGAGTGGAATTGTAACTTTTATTTTAAAGAGTGGAAtgcattttctgctggtgtatccttAGGTATCTCCTCTCAGAGAACCTCTTCACGCAGTGATTACAGGCGAATGGCCTTTCTCCCGTGTGGACCCtttggtgcctcttcaggtcaccAGCCTGGGCGAAGCGCATATGACACTcagtacagctgaagggtttcacccctgtgtggaccctctggtgccgcTTCAGGTTGCCAGCCTCAGCAAAGCGCATGTGACAttgggtacagctgaagggtttctcccctgtgtggaccctctggtggatctccaccttctgggggcagctgaagcctttgttacagaacatgcagaggaaccgtttctctttactaTTGCCTGATGTGGCTCCCCCTCCCTGAGCCTGGGCTCTAGCCCTGTCgtttgagttcaatacctgatcAAAAAGGACGTGGCTGTGTGAATCAGAAGGCCGCATCGACATGGACACTGGGTTGCGATCCGTGAGGTCGTTTAAAGGGGAGTGGGTTGCGACATTTGGATTAGTCTCTAAGCTTTCCCTGTAATCTAAGAAATCTCTGCCCTGTGAGAGTCCATTTCCTAAGTGAGTATCTGCATTCCATGTGGGAGGAACGTCGCCCTCCACTTTCACCTCATCTACCACTATAacctcccctttcttatctaggcacccttcagagtatacactactactgtactggttccagtcccctctagacAGATCAGTCTGTGTCTCTAAATCCAAGGGAATGTTGCCAGGGTCCATCTTTGTAGAGTAAGAACAAGACGGATCATTGCCAGTTTCTAACACGTCCCCTGCGTCTCGATGGGAATGAACTGTCCTCAGGCTTGGGTTACCGTAAAGT is a genomic window of Oncorhynchus tshawytscha isolate Ot180627B linkage group LG11, Otsh_v2.0, whole genome shotgun sequence containing:
- the LOC112261349 gene encoding transcription factor Ken, which gives rise to MANCVVFHTQIASIMEVLANAAVAEICKLVDDDYAVLRLEITQSQKENRALRRKLLELKVARERTERTTRERVLASRPSSVKILDRYRGMTRGEGHLTGGHRSFVKPVGHNTWRDDQPITVEGSGSSTQHVIVIEAADAESAGLGVKQESSEEEENQRHSRDVQTGSAGAPSLATANPTATTQPNTRCIVTEVSGTLNGIRKSETDTETLTVTQRPESPERLGLGPLGCHPALGSDYLLYGNPSLRTVHSHRDAGDVLETGNDPSCSYSTKMDPGNIPLDLETQTDLSRGDWNQYSSSVYSEGCLDKKGEVIVVDEVKVEGDVPPTWNADTHLGNGLSQGRDFLDYRESLETNPNVATHSPLNDLTDRNPVSMSMRPSDSHSHVLFDQVLNSNDRARAQAQGGGATSGNSKEKRFLCMFCNKGFSCPQKVEIHQRVHTGEKPFSCTQCHMRFAEAGNLKRHQRVHTGVKPFSCTECHMRFAQAGDLKRHQRVHTGERPFACNHCVKRFSERRYLRIHQQKMHSTL